A single region of the Enterococcus mundtii genome encodes:
- the smc gene encoding chromosome segregation protein SMC, whose protein sequence is MYLKRIEIAGFKSFADKTIIEFENSVTAVVGPNGSGKSNITEAIRWVLGEQSAKSLRGGKMPDIIFAGSDSRKQLNVAEVTVVLDNSDHYLPLEYSEISVTRRYRRTGESDFFINKQPCRLKDIQELFMDSGLGKESFSIISQGKVEAIFSSKPEDRRGIFEEAAGVLKYKQRKKKAEQKLFETEDNLSRVQDIIYELEEQLTPLAAQSEAAKEFLRLKETLTNTDISLMIAEIKAAKKEWDERQLQLDQFNQSLTSLTTQIQTKEQLLADKRKQNNQADRMIEKNQQTLLALSEKLKQTEGQKEVLLERTKHTQKSSKEYQASLTEVQEKVAHFEELQATLTQEVSQKEAEIQQAEKALMSTQQELEKYQKSTKELLAELRDQYVDLMQEQATVGNELKYLERQYVQETSKSQQTLAKQSEVEANVAEMSAKQIELTERHEKLQQALNEVKASLEVVQTKGKQAQERLAKEQPKMYQLMNQVQQLRARQKSLQEIQENYFGFYQGVRLILQQKQRLSGIVGAVAELIDVPADYTLAIETALGGSAQHVIVENEGDARQAITYLKQQKGGRATFLPLTTIKPRQLPAHIFAQAQTVDGFIGIASEQVTYPEQIQTIVHNLLGTILLAKDLASANAIAQQIRYQYRVVSLEGDVMNAGGSMTGGATKRGNQGSLFAQNQELKQLTSEFQQADQELQSQEKKVQALQQEVTVLAEEQELLRTQWEQLRFEEQEVANQRQNVANELTRFEKEQQISSYETRELQQFMENYQKQQAELLAKQQELEVQRQEIDAEISSLSQESDKMEERRAQIQEKQAQEQASLAVLKEQYNHLQIQLRGARVQKNEALAKQEGLEQQLHALTADFSDHELTEESLDQRIADLATERDRLKASLEDAKQSREEMQTTIDALDADLLAENRKQKELLTEQSQLEVQKNRAEMILDNHLNYLQTEYQMNYEKACESYEETTDVANSRVEVASLKQQIDRLGPVNLNAIEQYEQVNERHTFLAAQRDDLLSAKDQLFETMDEMDDEVRTRFKEVFEAIRQEFKIVFPNMFGGGRAELVLTDPTDLLQTGIEIEVQPPGKKLQSLSLLSGGERALTAIALLFSIIRVCPVPFCILDEVEAALDEANVKRFGRYLSEFQDDIQFIVVTHRKGTMVAANVLYGVTMQESGVSKIVSVRMEDINEEGRMSETKV, encoded by the coding sequence GTGTATTTAAAACGCATTGAAATAGCCGGCTTTAAATCATTTGCAGATAAAACAATCATTGAGTTTGAAAATAGTGTCACAGCGGTCGTTGGACCAAACGGTAGCGGAAAAAGTAATATTACTGAGGCTATCCGTTGGGTACTAGGAGAACAGTCTGCAAAAAGCCTTCGTGGTGGGAAAATGCCGGATATTATTTTTGCCGGTTCTGATTCCCGTAAACAATTGAATGTCGCTGAAGTAACCGTCGTATTAGACAACTCTGATCATTACTTGCCACTAGAGTATAGTGAGATCAGTGTAACACGTCGTTACCGTCGGACAGGTGAAAGCGACTTTTTCATCAATAAACAACCTTGTCGTTTGAAAGACATCCAAGAATTATTTATGGATTCTGGCTTAGGGAAAGAATCATTTTCGATCATCTCTCAAGGAAAAGTCGAAGCGATTTTTAGTAGTAAGCCAGAAGACCGACGAGGGATTTTTGAAGAAGCAGCTGGAGTCTTGAAATACAAACAGCGCAAGAAAAAGGCGGAGCAAAAGCTTTTTGAAACAGAGGATAATCTAAGCCGTGTCCAAGATATCATCTATGAACTTGAAGAGCAATTAACTCCTTTGGCCGCCCAGAGTGAGGCTGCGAAGGAGTTTTTACGATTAAAAGAAACATTGACTAACACAGATATCTCTTTGATGATTGCTGAAATCAAAGCGGCAAAAAAAGAGTGGGATGAACGACAACTACAATTAGATCAGTTCAACCAATCACTAACATCCTTAACGACACAGATCCAAACAAAGGAACAGTTATTAGCCGACAAACGCAAACAAAATAACCAGGCCGACCGTATGATCGAAAAAAATCAACAAACGTTATTAGCGTTGTCAGAAAAATTAAAGCAAACAGAAGGACAAAAAGAAGTATTACTTGAGCGAACGAAGCATACTCAAAAGAGCTCAAAAGAATACCAAGCTTCTTTAACTGAAGTGCAAGAAAAAGTGGCTCATTTTGAAGAATTACAAGCGACTTTGACCCAAGAAGTCAGTCAAAAAGAAGCAGAGATCCAACAGGCTGAAAAAGCACTGATGAGTACGCAACAAGAATTGGAAAAATACCAAAAATCAACCAAAGAATTGTTGGCAGAATTACGCGATCAGTATGTCGATCTGATGCAAGAACAAGCAACTGTCGGCAATGAATTGAAGTACTTGGAGCGTCAATATGTTCAAGAGACATCTAAAAGTCAGCAAACACTAGCCAAACAATCGGAAGTGGAAGCGAATGTTGCGGAAATGTCCGCCAAGCAAATCGAGTTGACAGAGCGACATGAAAAGCTACAGCAAGCATTGAATGAGGTCAAAGCGTCACTTGAAGTTGTGCAAACAAAAGGAAAACAAGCACAAGAGCGCTTGGCAAAAGAACAGCCCAAAATGTATCAACTGATGAACCAAGTCCAACAATTACGGGCACGTCAGAAAAGTTTACAAGAAATCCAAGAAAATTACTTTGGCTTCTATCAAGGTGTTCGTTTGATCTTGCAACAAAAGCAACGCCTCTCTGGGATCGTTGGTGCGGTTGCTGAATTGATCGATGTTCCAGCTGATTATACATTGGCAATCGAAACAGCTTTGGGTGGTTCAGCGCAACATGTCATTGTTGAAAATGAAGGCGATGCACGTCAAGCGATCACTTATTTGAAACAACAAAAAGGCGGACGAGCAACGTTTCTACCATTAACGACAATCAAACCTCGTCAATTACCTGCACATATTTTTGCACAAGCGCAAACAGTTGACGGGTTTATCGGGATCGCTAGCGAACAAGTGACTTATCCCGAACAGATCCAGACAATCGTTCACAATCTATTAGGGACGATTCTATTAGCAAAAGACTTAGCAAGTGCCAATGCCATTGCCCAACAGATTCGTTACCAGTATCGTGTGGTCTCACTAGAAGGTGATGTCATGAATGCCGGTGGTTCAATGACTGGTGGGGCGACGAAGCGAGGCAATCAAGGAAGTTTATTTGCACAAAATCAAGAATTAAAACAATTGACGAGTGAGTTTCAACAAGCGGATCAGGAGTTGCAAAGTCAAGAAAAGAAAGTCCAAGCATTGCAACAAGAAGTCACGGTTTTGGCAGAAGAACAAGAACTTCTGCGGACACAATGGGAACAGTTACGCTTTGAAGAACAAGAAGTAGCAAATCAACGACAAAATGTGGCCAACGAACTCACTCGTTTTGAAAAAGAACAGCAAATCTCAAGTTATGAAACGCGTGAACTGCAACAATTCATGGAGAATTACCAAAAACAACAGGCAGAGCTTTTGGCAAAACAGCAAGAACTAGAAGTACAACGCCAAGAGATCGATGCTGAAATCAGTTCATTGAGTCAAGAAAGTGACAAGATGGAAGAACGTCGCGCGCAGATCCAGGAAAAACAAGCACAGGAGCAAGCCTCATTAGCCGTATTGAAAGAGCAATACAATCACTTACAGATCCAACTACGTGGCGCACGCGTACAAAAAAATGAGGCATTAGCCAAACAAGAAGGACTAGAACAACAACTGCATGCATTGACTGCGGACTTCTCTGATCACGAACTGACAGAAGAAAGTTTAGATCAACGAATTGCTGATTTAGCGACAGAAAGAGATCGCTTAAAAGCTTCTCTAGAAGACGCCAAACAGTCACGTGAAGAAATGCAAACGACTATCGATGCGTTGGATGCCGACCTATTAGCTGAAAACCGTAAACAAAAAGAACTTTTGACAGAGCAGTCACAGTTAGAGGTCCAAAAGAATCGTGCGGAAATGATTTTGGACAATCATCTGAATTACCTGCAAACGGAGTATCAGATGAATTATGAAAAAGCCTGTGAATCTTATGAAGAAACAACGGATGTAGCGAATAGCCGGGTAGAAGTTGCTTCGTTGAAACAACAAATCGATCGTTTAGGCCCAGTAAATCTAAACGCCATTGAGCAGTATGAGCAAGTGAATGAACGTCATACCTTTTTGGCTGCGCAACGGGATGACTTATTATCGGCTAAGGATCAATTATTTGAAACAATGGATGAAATGGATGATGAGGTACGGACTCGTTTCAAAGAAGTTTTTGAAGCAATCCGCCAAGAATTCAAAATCGTTTTCCCAAATATGTTTGGTGGCGGTCGCGCAGAGCTTGTGTTGACTGATCCGACTGATTTGTTGCAGACAGGGATTGAAATCGAAGTTCAGCCTCCAGGTAAAAAACTACAAAGTTTAAGTTTACTTTCAGGAGGAGAACGTGCATTGACTGCGATTGCGTTGCTCTTTTCGATTATTCGTGTCTGCCCCGTACCGTTTTGTATCCTTGATGAGGTCGAAGCTGCGCTAGATGAAGCCAATGTCAAACGCTTTGGTCGCTATCTCAGCGAGTTCCAAGACGATATACAGTTTATTGTAGTGACGCATCGTAAAGGGACGATGGTTGCTGCGAATGTCTTATACGGTGTGACCATGCAAGAGTCTGGGGTTTCAAAAATCGTCTCTGTCCGTATGGAAGACATCAATGAAGAAGGAAGAATGAGTGAAACGAAAGTGTAG
- a CDS encoding Cof-type HAD-IIB family hydrolase, with the protein MIKLIAIDLDGTLLNEEKKISSENKQALAQAKTQGVKIVLCTGRPLAAMAHYLQELGLVEEGDYSITFNGGLVQKNDTGEIIEKKAMSVSDIHRLYALAQELDLPLDVLSDNVVLQLPSAPQKQSMYNVLNNLLQFQPAVLADITDEFVLNKAVIAYEQEELDAKIKEIPSAYYESYEIIKTRNVLLEFMPKGVTKAYGISLLAKDLGLERSEIMAIGDEENDLPMIEYAGLGVAMENAVPFVKEAADHVTASNIEHGVAKAIQQFVLV; encoded by the coding sequence ATGATCAAATTAATCGCTATCGATTTAGACGGAACACTATTGAACGAAGAAAAGAAAATCTCATCTGAGAATAAACAAGCTTTGGCTCAAGCAAAAACACAAGGGGTAAAAATCGTTTTATGCACGGGGCGTCCGTTAGCAGCGATGGCTCACTATTTACAAGAATTAGGTTTAGTCGAAGAAGGCGATTATAGCATTACCTTCAACGGTGGCTTAGTCCAGAAAAATGATACTGGTGAAATCATCGAGAAAAAAGCGATGTCTGTGTCTGATATCCATCGTCTTTATGCGTTGGCACAAGAACTAGACTTACCGTTAGACGTCTTATCAGATAATGTCGTCTTGCAATTACCTAGTGCGCCTCAAAAGCAATCGATGTACAATGTATTAAACAACTTATTGCAATTCCAACCAGCAGTACTAGCTGATATCACAGATGAGTTTGTGTTGAACAAAGCAGTCATTGCCTATGAGCAAGAAGAACTAGATGCAAAAATCAAGGAGATTCCAAGCGCTTATTATGAGTCGTATGAAATTATCAAAACGCGCAATGTTTTATTAGAATTTATGCCAAAAGGTGTCACTAAGGCATATGGTATTTCTTTATTAGCAAAAGATTTAGGACTTGAACGTAGTGAGATCATGGCAATCGGAGATGAGGAAAATGATCTACCGATGATCGAATACGCAGGACTTGGTGTAGCCATGGAAAATGCGGTGCCTTTTGTCAAAGAAGCCGCTGATCATGTCACGGCAAGTAACATCGAACATGGGGTAGCAAAAGCGATCCAACAATTTGTTTTAGTGTAA
- the ftsY gene encoding signal recognition particle-docking protein FtsY: protein MGFFDKIKRAFTGEEAPEEVEVQEKYDKGLEKTRKTFGERMNELFANFRTVDEDFFEELEETLIGADVGFETAIKITEALRQEVKLRNAKKPAEIQNAIIEKLVELYEQEGIDEVNTLNLQEEGLTVILFVGVNGVGKTTSIGKLAHQYKTEGKKVLLAAADTFRAGAIDQLVVWGERAEVEVVRGKAGGDPAAVVYDAIEKAKEQQADILLVDTAGRLQNKVNLMNELEKIKRVIQRELPEAPHEILLVLDATTGQNAMVQAKQFKETSDVTGLVLTKLDGTAKGGIVLAIRNELHLPVKLVGLGEGIDDLEAFDPNDFVIGLFKGLLKEE from the coding sequence ATGGGATTTTTTGATAAGATCAAACGAGCCTTTACTGGTGAAGAAGCACCAGAAGAAGTAGAAGTACAAGAGAAATATGATAAGGGTCTAGAAAAGACCCGTAAAACGTTCGGTGAACGAATGAATGAACTGTTTGCGAATTTCCGTACGGTCGATGAAGATTTCTTCGAAGAATTGGAAGAAACATTGATCGGTGCAGATGTCGGCTTTGAAACAGCCATCAAGATCACTGAAGCGTTACGCCAAGAAGTGAAGCTAAGAAATGCCAAGAAACCAGCTGAGATCCAAAATGCGATCATCGAAAAATTAGTTGAGCTTTATGAGCAAGAAGGCATCGATGAAGTCAATACATTGAACCTCCAAGAAGAAGGATTGACAGTGATCCTCTTTGTTGGTGTCAATGGTGTAGGAAAGACGACGAGTATCGGTAAATTAGCACATCAATACAAAACGGAAGGCAAAAAGGTATTGTTAGCCGCAGCAGATACCTTCCGTGCGGGTGCGATCGATCAGTTAGTCGTTTGGGGAGAACGTGCAGAAGTTGAAGTGGTTCGAGGCAAAGCTGGTGGCGATCCTGCGGCAGTCGTTTACGATGCCATCGAAAAAGCCAAAGAACAACAAGCAGATATTTTACTTGTTGATACAGCTGGACGTCTGCAAAACAAAGTCAATTTGATGAACGAATTAGAGAAGATCAAACGTGTGATCCAACGAGAATTACCAGAAGCACCACATGAGATCTTACTTGTGTTAGATGCGACGACAGGGCAAAATGCCATGGTCCAAGCGAAACAGTTCAAAGAAACCTCTGATGTGACAGGGCTAGTTTTAACAAAATTAGACGGTACAGCTAAAGGTGGAATCGTCTTAGCCATTCGTAATGAATTGCACCTGCCGGTCAAACTTGTTGGTTTGGGTGAAGGCATCGATGATTTAGAAGCTTTTGATCCAAATGACTTTGTCATCGGTCTATTTAAAGGCTTATTGAAAGAAGAATAA
- the gshAB gene encoding bifunctional glutamate--cysteine ligase GshA/glutathione synthetase GshB, with protein sequence MNYKELLLHPRSLPFISQARFGVEREGQRVNFSGKLATTDHPEVFGDRTYHPYIQTDFSETQVELITPVTDSINELFKYLEAIYDVASRSMADDEMIWPLSMPPALPEKDEEIMIAKLSNFEDVLYRRYLAKEYGKRKQMVSGIHFNFEFGDDLLQSLFVQQTEFTDFAAFKTELYFKTAQNFLRYRWLITYLFGASPLSEDHYFVGKPAPAEPVRSIRNSSYGYTNHPNVKVSYASMQQYLTDIEKMVEEGKLSEEKEFYAPIRFRGGKRVADLAKSGIRYIELRNIDLNPYARVGISQAQVQFLQSFLMYMIWMEHDVAVDAWVEEGEQRNEHVSLENPMDQTAFYDEGMLLLQGMKEMLVALGQSECLPLIDDMIAQLDEPRETLAGKIYQQAQQTSQHDFAYTLGKQYEEESHERSYQLAGFRDMELSTQILMFDAIQKGIEVKVIDESDQFLRLQHQEHIEYVKNANMTSKDSYIVPLIMENKTVTKKVLKEAGFRVPEGAEFTSIEEALNAYPRFAEQAFVIKPKSTNYGLGITIFKEGASLEDYQAGLAIAFREDTSILVEAFMPGTEYRFFVIDGQVKAILLRVPANVVGDGKRTVEELVAEKNLDPLRGSHHRAPLELIQLGELEQLMLKEQGLTIHSVPEKDQIVYLRENSNISTGGDSIDVTDEFSDAYKQIAQQAVEALGAKISGIDLIIPDKDIDPQTDDQAYGIIEANFNPAMHMHVYPFAGQGRRLTMNVLELLYPEVINRQEETK encoded by the coding sequence ATGAACTATAAAGAATTATTACTGCATCCTCGTTCACTACCATTCATTAGTCAAGCCCGTTTTGGGGTTGAACGTGAAGGGCAACGTGTGAACTTCTCTGGAAAGTTGGCAACAACCGATCATCCTGAGGTTTTTGGGGATCGTACGTATCATCCATACATCCAGACAGATTTTAGTGAAACTCAAGTCGAATTGATTACTCCGGTCACGGATTCTATCAACGAACTTTTTAAATACTTGGAAGCAATCTACGACGTTGCTTCACGCTCAATGGCAGATGATGAAATGATCTGGCCTTTAAGTATGCCTCCGGCTTTACCTGAAAAAGACGAAGAGATCATGATTGCGAAGCTTTCTAATTTTGAAGATGTCTTGTATCGTCGTTATTTAGCAAAGGAATATGGCAAACGCAAGCAAATGGTCAGCGGCATCCATTTCAACTTTGAGTTTGGTGATGATCTTTTACAATCCTTGTTTGTACAACAAACAGAGTTTACCGACTTTGCAGCATTTAAAACAGAATTATATTTTAAAACAGCACAGAACTTCTTGCGTTATCGTTGGTTGATCACTTATTTGTTTGGGGCGTCACCTCTAAGTGAAGACCACTATTTTGTCGGCAAGCCAGCACCAGCAGAACCGGTACGCAGTATTCGTAATAGTTCCTATGGTTATACGAACCATCCGAATGTCAAAGTATCCTATGCGTCAATGCAACAATATTTAACCGATATTGAAAAAATGGTGGAAGAAGGCAAGTTATCCGAAGAAAAAGAATTCTATGCACCGATCCGTTTTCGTGGTGGAAAACGTGTAGCTGATTTAGCAAAATCAGGTATTCGCTATATTGAACTGAGAAATATTGATTTAAATCCTTACGCACGTGTAGGGATCAGTCAAGCACAAGTTCAGTTTTTACAATCGTTCTTAATGTATATGATATGGATGGAACATGACGTAGCAGTCGATGCATGGGTCGAAGAAGGCGAGCAGCGAAATGAACACGTGTCGTTAGAAAACCCTATGGATCAAACTGCTTTTTATGATGAAGGAATGCTGCTTCTTCAAGGCATGAAAGAGATGCTTGTAGCTTTAGGACAATCCGAATGCCTACCATTGATCGATGACATGATCGCACAATTGGATGAACCACGTGAAACATTGGCAGGCAAGATTTATCAGCAAGCACAACAAACAAGCCAGCATGACTTTGCTTATACTTTAGGAAAACAGTATGAAGAAGAAAGTCATGAACGTTCGTATCAATTAGCGGGATTTCGTGACATGGAGCTGTCGACACAGATTCTGATGTTTGATGCGATCCAAAAGGGCATCGAAGTAAAGGTCATAGATGAATCAGATCAATTTTTACGTCTACAGCATCAAGAGCATATCGAATATGTAAAAAATGCCAATATGACAAGTAAAGACAGCTACATTGTGCCACTGATCATGGAAAATAAAACAGTCACTAAAAAAGTGCTAAAAGAGGCCGGATTCCGTGTACCTGAAGGAGCCGAATTTACTTCAATCGAAGAGGCTTTGAACGCTTATCCACGATTTGCAGAACAAGCCTTTGTTATTAAACCTAAATCGACCAATTATGGGTTAGGGATCACGATCTTCAAAGAAGGAGCATCTTTAGAAGATTACCAGGCTGGTTTAGCAATCGCTTTTCGTGAAGATACTTCTATACTGGTTGAAGCATTCATGCCTGGAACAGAATATCGCTTCTTTGTGATCGATGGGCAAGTAAAAGCGATCTTACTTCGTGTTCCTGCCAATGTTGTGGGTGACGGAAAACGGACGGTGGAAGAACTTGTCGCTGAAAAAAACCTAGATCCATTAAGAGGCAGTCACCATCGTGCACCATTGGAATTGATCCAGTTAGGTGAACTTGAGCAGTTGATGTTAAAAGAGCAAGGACTAACCATCCATTCTGTACCTGAAAAAGATCAAATCGTGTATTTACGCGAAAATTCCAATATCAGTACAGGTGGCGATTCAATCGACGTAACAGATGAATTTTCAGACGCGTATAAACAAATTGCCCAACAAGCAGTGGAAGCCCTAGGAGCGAAAATCAGCGGCATCGATTTGATCATTCCTGATAAAGATATCGATCCTCAAACAGATGACCAAGCCTATGGCATCATTGAAGCAAACTTCAATCCAGCGATGCACATGCACGTTTACCCATTTGCTGGCCAAGGCAGAAGACTGACAATGAATGTCTTAGAGCTGTTGTATCCTGAAGTGATCAACAGACAAGAAGAGACTAAATAA
- a CDS encoding YueI family protein has product MASDELKNHLDKGMYGTPLVNPEEQHKYLGTFRERCYLSMTVAEMNEPTNKEKFLQELEKRPEAFILINGTLPLDIQNQYIQLATKNQTKFTVVNDHVSEDPQSIGLLIAAKEAVNEPVIDVEEKYPTKQEEEQPKKKSFWDRLFK; this is encoded by the coding sequence ATGGCATCAGATGAATTGAAAAATCATTTGGACAAAGGAATGTATGGCACGCCCTTGGTCAACCCAGAAGAACAGCATAAATACCTAGGTACCTTTCGTGAACGTTGCTACCTCAGTATGACCGTTGCTGAAATGAATGAGCCGACAAATAAAGAAAAGTTCCTACAAGAACTAGAGAAACGACCAGAAGCATTTATTCTGATAAACGGGACCTTACCCCTGGATATCCAGAATCAATACATCCAATTGGCAACGAAAAATCAAACGAAATTCACGGTTGTAAACGATCATGTTTCTGAAGATCCGCAAAGTATTGGTCTACTGATTGCGGCCAAAGAAGCGGTGAATGAGCCCGTTATTGACGTAGAAGAAAAATATCCAACGAAACAAGAAGAAGAACAACCAAAGAAAAAAAGCTTTTGGGACCGATTATTCAAATAA
- a CDS encoding ABC transporter permease produces the protein MRVGRLMVLLVILSICSLFIGVSRVEFMEIIRFEGQSMQLLLATRFPRTICLVLVGATSSICGLIMQHLTQNKFVSPTTAGTMDSARLGILVVMLFLPNASLWIRSATAFLFAFAGTLLFLSFAQFFPQKNQLMLPLIGVMLGNIIGSAATFFAYQFQLVQNMSSWLQGNFATVIRGNYELLYVTIPLLLILSFFAYQFTIVGLGESFAVNLGMNYRNMQLLGIGLVSLASAITLIMVGTIPFLGVIIPNITAKLYGDQVHKTLGITAIFGSIFLLICDMIARLVIFPYEIPVSVIVGIIGGLIFLYLLVRGRKHG, from the coding sequence ATGCGCGTGGGTCGCTTGATGGTTTTGTTAGTTATTTTAAGTATATGTTCGCTATTTATTGGCGTGTCTCGAGTGGAATTCATGGAGATTATCCGATTTGAAGGACAGAGTATGCAATTGTTGTTGGCGACACGTTTTCCGCGAACGATCTGTTTAGTACTGGTAGGGGCAACGAGTAGTATTTGTGGGTTGATCATGCAACATCTGACTCAAAATAAATTTGTTTCACCAACGACAGCTGGCACGATGGATAGTGCGAGATTGGGTATCTTAGTGGTGATGCTCTTTTTACCGAATGCTTCTTTGTGGATTCGTTCAGCAACTGCATTTTTATTTGCGTTTGCAGGTACGCTCTTATTTTTATCTTTTGCACAATTTTTTCCACAAAAAAATCAGCTGATGTTACCATTGATCGGCGTGATGCTAGGAAATATTATCGGCTCTGCTGCAACATTTTTCGCCTATCAGTTTCAGTTAGTACAAAATATGTCTTCATGGCTACAAGGAAATTTTGCAACAGTCATACGGGGAAATTATGAATTATTGTATGTAACGATTCCTTTATTACTTATCTTATCTTTTTTTGCCTATCAATTTACGATCGTAGGCTTAGGTGAATCGTTCGCAGTGAATTTAGGGATGAATTATCGCAACATGCAACTACTAGGGATTGGCCTTGTTTCTTTAGCCAGTGCGATCACTTTAATCATGGTTGGGACGATTCCTTTCTTGGGAGTGATCATTCCAAATATCACAGCAAAGCTCTATGGGGATCAGGTACATAAAACGTTAGGAATTACCGCCATTTTTGGTAGTATCTTTTTGCTTATCTGTGACATGATCGCTCGTCTTGTGATTTTTCCTTATGAAATCCCAGTCAGCGTCATCGTAGGGATCATCGGTGGTTTGATTTTCCTTTACTTGTTAGTAAGGGGGCGCAAACATGGGTAA
- a CDS encoding iron chelate uptake ABC transporter family permease subunit translates to MGKKITGLFFILSLLVIGVTIGYLTINTYGNWAFAWALRSKKIMAFILVALATSSATVSFQTITQNQFLTPSVLGLDSLYVLVQTLLFFLIGGVTMLQQTGTAFFLVNVALMVGLSQLLFFFLLRKEAPNLFLLLMTGMILGTLFNSISTFLQVVMDPNEYDLLQGKLFASFGNVQTAYLLPAALLIGCCWVFLFYKRHFLDVFHLGKDQATNLGIETERFQFSILCCVSWLTGTATALVGPITFLGFIVANVSYRLFATYRHGVLLLGSFLIAFLFLTGGQLIVEQVFGWNTTVSVVVEFTGGIYFITKLIRERKELG, encoded by the coding sequence ATGGGTAAAAAGATCACTGGTCTATTTTTTATTTTGTCTCTACTCGTGATTGGCGTGACGATCGGCTATTTGACTATCAACACGTATGGTAATTGGGCTTTTGCATGGGCCTTACGAAGCAAAAAAATCATGGCGTTCATTTTAGTGGCACTCGCGACAAGCAGTGCGACCGTTAGTTTCCAAACGATTACCCAAAATCAATTTTTGACACCTTCTGTGTTAGGGCTCGATTCCCTCTATGTACTTGTTCAAACCCTCCTCTTTTTCTTGATTGGTGGGGTGACGATGCTTCAGCAAACAGGCACAGCCTTTTTCTTAGTCAACGTGGCATTGATGGTTGGCTTAAGCCAGTTATTGTTTTTCTTTTTATTACGAAAAGAAGCCCCTAACTTATTCTTATTATTGATGACGGGGATGATTTTAGGGACACTTTTCAATAGTATCAGTACGTTTTTACAAGTGGTGATGGACCCGAATGAATATGATTTGTTGCAAGGGAAGTTATTTGCTAGTTTCGGTAATGTCCAGACCGCCTACCTCCTACCTGCTGCATTGTTGATTGGCTGTTGTTGGGTGTTCCTTTTTTATAAAAGACATTTTCTGGATGTCTTTCATCTAGGGAAGGATCAAGCAACGAACCTTGGGATTGAGACAGAGCGTTTTCAATTTTCTATTCTTTGTTGTGTCAGCTGGTTGACAGGAACAGCCACTGCTTTGGTGGGACCAATCACCTTTCTTGGATTTATTGTCGCAAACGTCAGCTATCGTTTGTTTGCAACGTATCGTCATGGTGTTTTGCTACTAGGAAGTTTTTTGATTGCTTTCTTGTTTTTGACTGGGGGACAATTGATCGTTGAGCAAGTGTTTGGGTGGAACACGACGGTCAGTGTGGTTGTAGAGTTCACAGGGGGTATTTACTTTATTACAAAATTGATTCGAGAAAGGAAGGAACTGGGATGA
- a CDS encoding ABC transporter ATP-binding protein: MINLNSVEKSYQGKTVVEALQLEISDQQLTAFIGPNGAGKSTVLSMISRLIPKDAGEIYLDHNEVKAWKSKEMAKKLAILKQSNEISMKITVEELVSFGRFPYSKGKLTTKDHQIIEESLQHLGLEELKDQTIDTLSGGQLQRAYIAMVLAQDTDYILLDEPLNNLDMNFAVQIMQILKRLVQELGKTIIIVLHDINFAASYADEIVAMKQGKLFRQGKTNDIIKKEVLDQLYEMDIRICEIEGRRFCLYF, translated from the coding sequence ATGATCAATTTGAATAGTGTCGAGAAGTCTTACCAAGGAAAAACGGTCGTCGAGGCCTTGCAATTGGAAATCTCGGATCAACAATTGACAGCCTTCATCGGTCCAAACGGCGCAGGAAAGTCAACCGTTCTTTCTATGATCAGTCGTTTGATTCCTAAAGATGCAGGTGAGATCTACTTGGATCACAATGAAGTAAAAGCTTGGAAGTCCAAAGAGATGGCAAAAAAACTAGCTATTTTGAAACAATCTAATGAGATCAGTATGAAAATCACAGTCGAGGAGCTTGTATCGTTCGGGCGTTTTCCTTATTCGAAAGGAAAGCTGACAACGAAAGACCATCAGATCATCGAAGAATCACTCCAGCATCTAGGGTTGGAAGAACTGAAGGACCAAACGATCGACACGCTTTCTGGTGGTCAGTTGCAACGAGCGTATATTGCGATGGTTCTTGCGCAAGATACTGATTACATTTTGCTGGATGAACCACTCAATAATCTCGATATGAATTTTGCGGTACAAATCATGCAAATTTTAAAGCGCCTTGTACAAGAATTAGGAAAAACGATCATCATTGTGTTACACGATATCAACTTTGCAGCGAGTTACGCAGATGAAATCGTCGCAATGAAACAAGGGAAGTTATTTAGACAAGGCAAAACGAACGATATTATTAAAAAAGAAGTACTAGATCAATTATACGAAATGGACATTCGAATCTGTGAAATCGAAGGACGCAGATTTTGTCTTTATTTCTAA